The DNA sequence CGGATTTCGATATCAAAATGTTGAATGATTATGCCCATTCAAAAAATATCAAATTGATGATGCACCACGAAACTTCCGGATCCGCAACCAACTACGAAAGATGGGCAGATTACGCCTTTAAATTAATGAATAAATACGGTTACGAATCAGCGAAAACCGGCTATGTCGGAAATATTATTCCGCGTGGCGAACATCATTATTCGCAGTGGACCATCAACCATTATTTAAGAATTGCAGAGAAAGCCAACGATTATAAAATCATGATCAATTCTCACGAATCTGTTCGTCCGACCGGTTTAAGCCGAACTTATCCAAATTGGGTTGCCGCAGAAGCAGCACGTGGAACAGAGTTCGAAGCATTCGGTGGAAACAATCCTGATCATCAAACCATTTTGCCGTTCACCCGTTTTATCGGTGGACCGATGGATTACACACCAGGAATTTTCCAGACCAAACTCGATTATTATTTTCCTGGCGATACCAGATTCGTGAAAACCACTTTGGTGAAACAGCTGGCCTTATATGTGGTCATGTATTCTCCGCTTCAAATGGCGGCCGATTTACCAGAAAATTACGCCAAACACATGGATGCTTTTCAATTCATTAAAGACGTTGCGGTAGATTGGGACGATACCAAAATTTTGTCGGCAGAGCCGGGCGATTATATTCACACTGCGAGAAAAGCCAAAGGAAAAGACGAATGGTATGTTGGTGGAATCACCGATGAAAACTCCAGAAACTTTACCGTAGATTTCTCATTCCTTCCAAAAGGTAAAAAATACGAAGCGACAATTTACGCAGATGGCGACGATGCTGATTACATCAAGAATCCGCAATCATATAAAATCTACAAGAAAACCGTTACCAACAAATCAAAACTTCCAATGAAGTTAGCAAGAAGCGGTGGTTATGCAATCTCCGTAAAACCCACGAAGTAAAAATCACTTTACGTAAATTAAATAAAGAAGAGTGAAAATTCCCCTCCTTTGGAGGGGTGGCAAAATTCGAAGAATTTTGACGGGGTGGTTAAGAATGCAATTGAGTTGGGCGCCTTTTTCCGCCCTCCGTTCCCGCTTTTTTTGTTCCGCTTTGCTACACAAAAAAGAGCTCCACTCAGGTCGGGGCGTAGATTCGGATAATCAAAATCACACTTTGTCAAATCGAAGATTCGGCGTAGCCAAAGTTTAAAATCTTTAACAAAGTTTTATAAATAACAGATATGTTGTTATCAACCTTGTCAAGGTTCAAAACCTTGACAAGGTTATTTTAAAAGTAACCTATGAAAAAACATTTTACGTTTCTCTTTCTATTATTGGTGGCGATTTCCTTCGCTCAAATCCAGAAAGTAGAACCCGCCTTTTGGTGGCACGGAATGAAAAATCCTGACCTCCAGATTTTAGTTTACGGAAAAGATATTTCAAAATATCAGGTCGAACTTTCCGATAATATCAAAATAAAAGATCTCACAAAAACCGAGAATCCAAACTACGTTTTCATCACGGTAAATACTGATGAGGTTCAGAAATCGTCTTTTAAAATCAATTTTAAAAACGGAAAAAAAACAGTCGATTCTTACACTTACGAACTCAAGAATAGAAAACCTGGTTCTGCGGACAGAAATTCATTTTCTTCAAAAGACGTTATGTATTTAATAATGCCTGACCGATTTGCAAATGGCGATCCTTCCAACGATTCACAACCAAATCTCACCGAAAAAGCAAACCGTAATTTACCAAGTGGAAGACATGGCGGTGATTTGCGCGGAATCATTAATAATTTAGATTATTTACAGAATTTAGGAGTTACAGCACTTTGGCTCACGCCCGCAAATGAAGACAACGAAAAAAATACTTCTTATCACGGTTACGCTCAAACTGATTTATACAAAATCGACGGCCGTTATGGAACCAACGAAGAATATTTAGAGCTTTCCCGCGATCTTCAAAAACGTGGAATGATGTTAATTCAAGATTATGTCACCAATCACTGGGGAATTTCGCACTGGCTCATTCAGGATCTACCGACCAAAGACTGGATTCACCAATTCAAAGACGGCGAAGGAAAATACGGTTTCAAAAGATCCAACTACAGAACAACTTCTCAGTTCGATACCAACGTTTCGGAAATCGATAAACAGGAAGCCTTGAACGGTTGGTTCGATACCACGATGCCGGATCTCAATCAAAGTAATCCTTTGGTTTTAAAATACCTGACCCAAAATGCAATCTGGTGGATTGAATATGCCGAACTCGGTGGTTTGCGCGTCGATACTTATCCGTACAATGATAAAGTTGCGATGGCAAAATGGGCAAAAGCAATTACAGATGAATACCCAAAGTTCAATATTGTCGGTGAAGCGTGGATGTATAATCCGGCTCAT is a window from the Kaistella flava (ex Peng et al. 2021) genome containing:
- a CDS encoding glycoside hydrolase family 13 protein, yielding MKKHFTFLFLLLVAISFAQIQKVEPAFWWHGMKNPDLQILVYGKDISKYQVELSDNIKIKDLTKTENPNYVFITVNTDEVQKSSFKINFKNGKKTVDSYTYELKNRKPGSADRNSFSSKDVMYLIMPDRFANGDPSNDSQPNLTEKANRNLPSGRHGGDLRGIINNLDYLQNLGVTALWLTPANEDNEKNTSYHGYAQTDLYKIDGRYGTNEEYLELSRDLQKRGMMLIQDYVTNHWGISHWLIQDLPTKDWIHQFKDGEGKYGFKRSNYRTTSQFDTNVSEIDKQEALNGWFDTTMPDLNQSNPLVLKYLTQNAIWWIEYAELGGLRVDTYPYNDKVAMAKWAKAITDEYPKFNIVGEAWMYNPAHISYWQKDSKISAIENYNSYLPSVMDFTLFSDLPNALKEEESWDKGMIKIYNSFGNDFLYPDINNILVFFENHDTERFNEIFKGDVRYYKMAMSLIATVRGIPQIYYGSEIGMQGDKNKGGDADIRRDFPGGWKGDSQNAFNPETQTLEQKEFHDYTQKLLNWRKGKEVIHTGKTKHYMPKEKVYVYFRYNDNDKVMVIINNNEKEQTFNLDRFAESLNGVSKGKDVISGKEFSISPQNKIRISGKSSLILDLQ